TGAATCAAGGATAAACGATCTCCTCAACATAGTTGATTTGACTGATTGGGGAAATAAGTATGTATCGCAGTACTCAGGCGGAATGAGAAAGAGGCTTGAGCTAATATGCGGCCTGGTAAATGCCCCAAAGATCCTGTTCCTAGATGAGCCAACGCTTGGTCTCGATGTAAATACCAGGGCGAAGATGTGGAAATATATAAGGGACATACAAAAGGAGCTTGGAGTAACGATAATATTGACGTCGCACTACCTTGAGGAGGTTGACGAGCTCGCAAACAGGATCTCAATAATTGATCACGGCAAGATACTCGTTACTGGTACGCCGGATGAACTAAAATCAAGCCTCAAGGGAGACATTATAACTATGCAGTTTTCAGGATCAGATGAAGCCGAGGCGGCCCGCTATTATCCAAACGCCTTATATTCTTCTATTTCTGGAGAAGACAAGGTGAGAATAAAAGTTGAAAACTCTGACGTAGAGCTACCAAAAATACTCTCTTATCTAACGCAGAAAGGCATATCCCCGTTGACAATAAACGTTAAGAAGCCCTCGCTTGACGAAGTATTTCTTGAGTACACTGGGAGCTCAATTGATGAGGATATAGGCCCGGAACAGTTCAGAAGGATGATGCAGAACGTAAGGAGGTTGAGGTAGATGGGTGGACTTTTACCCCTTACAGCTAGGGAGATTAAGAAATGGTACAGAAATCCAGTGTATTTAATTGTAGGCTTGCTACAGCCTGTTTTTTGGATTATACTCTTTGGGAGCGCCTTTGATATATCTAAGTTCGGCGGGCCTTTTGTATCAAGCTTCTTCAACGGTGCGCCTGACTACATAACATACATGATTGGAGGGATACTTACAATAACAGGCTTATTTACAGGCATGTTTTCCGGTATAAACATAATATGGGACAGAAGGCTTGGAATACTTCAAAGGTTTCTTGTATCACCGATAAAGAGGAGTTCAATAGTATTTTCGAGAATACTCGCTTCTGTCGTGAGGATAATTGTACAGGTGATCATATTAATTGCTATTGCACTCGTTATTCCAAATGGCCTAAGGATATCCAACAGCTTTACAGTTATAGATGCACTCATAATGGTATCAACGGTTCTGATGATATCGTTCATCTTCTCTTCCATATTCAGTATAATAGCTATCAGGATGACAAGAATGGAAACAATAATGGGCATAACGAATATGGTCAATCTTCCACTAATGTTCGCAAGTTATGCACTCTTCCCCCCTGATCTTATGGTTTCCTGGCTTAGTACCATAGCGAAGTATAATCCTGTATCATGGTCGGCCGAATCTATAAGGCTTCTGATAATATATGGATCGCTTAATTCCAGCCAGATGGCACAGCTTGGAACTTATCTGCTCTATCTATTCGCCCTGACCGTCGCAATGATCGTTCTAGTGTACTTCGTAGCTGAAGGAGGAATAAAGGAATAAACAGTTAATTTCGAAATTATACTACATGAGAGAAAAAGCGTTAAACCATTTAGAAATGACGTTACAATGCACAAGACTTATTGTGCACTGGGAGGCTCATTAAATGGATACTAATGGAAAAATCGAAAACGGTATAATCAGCGTTGAGAAAGACAACAAGATCGTCTTTACCCTTGATCTTTCCGGTAGATTTCTATTCTATGATAATGGAGATGCAACCTACAGGCGATCACTTGATAATAAATTCCTGCGTTTAAAGCACACTGAATCTGGAAGATCAGTGGAATTGGTCGATAAAGAGGCCGGCAATAAAATAGCTGATGAAGCATACAATTTCCTAGGATCGATAGCTGAAGATTTGCCGCAGGAACTATCAATATACGCTAGGAGGTTTTCCTCTTTAAACCATGAGTTTCTGGAGGAGGATGCCAAAAAACTCCATGGTATATATGGGATGAGTGTGCCAATAGTACCACCTGACCAATACTTCCCTGTTTATATTCAGGCTGAAAAGGGATGTTCTTGGAACAGGTGCACATTCTGCAAGTTGTATAGAGATAGAGACTACATGGTAAGATTACCTGATGAATTCAAGGAACACGTAAGACAGGTCAAAGACTACTTTGGTGAGGGCCTTTCTGCAAGGAAAACAGTCTTCTTGGGAGATGCGAATGCAGTAAATTTAGAACAGAAAACTCTCCTGTCTTATCTTGACTTAATAAAGGAAGAATTTGGGCTGCCAGTGTATGCATTTGTTGACGCAATCTCAACTCAGAAAAGAAAGAGCGAGATGCATTTTCGAGAGATGAAGGATCACGGATTAAAGAGGGTTTATCTCGGTCTCGAATCGGGAGATCCGGGTGTCCTGAGATTACTCAACAAAATGATGAACCTTTCGGAGGCCATAAACCTTGTAAACCAGATAAAAGATGCCGGATTGAATATAGGCATAATCTTGATGGCGGGCGCAGGAGGCAGGAAATTCTACGAAAACCACGTGAAGAATACTGCATCGGTCATCTCTCAAATGGACCTTGGAAGAGGTGATATAATCTACATCTCGCCTATATACGAGTTTGATGATGCTGATTACTATAATATATCTAAAGGCCTCGGCTCGCTTGATGACAACGAAAAGGAGAAACAGATAGGGGACTTGAAGACGTCAATTTATGAAACATACCAAGACATGAACGGTAAAAAACTAGAGGCGCCAATAGTAAAATACGATTTGAAGGAGGCTATATATTGAAAGTAATGAGGGTGCGTTCTGTTACCGAAGAAGATTACCTTAAAATAATACAAGAACTCGTGCTATATCAGGACTATGCACAGTTGTCTGATATAGCCAAGAGCCTACAGGTGAAAAGGCAGAGCGCTAGGGACGAGATAAACCACTTAATAGACCTTGGGATGGTGAAGAAAATCGATAGGGGTAAGTATGTGTTGACCGATCAGGGAGACATAGAGGCCAATATATTCCTAAGGAAACATAGAACAGCTGAAGTCCTTCTTTCTCAATGTGTAGGAATAGAGTGGGACGCTGTTGACAGAGAAGCGATGGGTATAGAGCACGGAATGACGGAAGAGATCATACATAGGGTCATCGAAAGATTTAATGCAAAGAGGTGCCCTCATGGAAATCCCATACCTAGCCCAGAAGGATATGTTGAAAAGATTGACGATGTTAGGATAACGGATCTGAATGAGACGGGAGATGTCATAATATCACGTATAATATACGAGACGGATGAGATACTTAACTATCTTTACGCTAACCAAATTCTTCCCGGAGCTAAAGTTAAGATAATAAGAACTGGCTTCCCTCTACAAATAGAAAAAGATGGAAGGCTATTGTCGCTAGATCCTAGCATAGCCAAAGCGATAAGAGTCTCTTCGATAAAATAAAAAAATTTAAAGGCTAAAATCGCCCAAATATTCCAGTTTTTCCTTAAATTTAGCCCTCATTACCAACGTCGATATTATTATTATTGCTATTAAAGCGAATGACGCGTATATTGCATCGACTAAGAACAAGTTGAAGTATATACCTGCTACTATAGCAGCAATCAGCGTCACTGTAGAAACAGAAGGAATCACAAGATATTTGAACAAATCCTTCGCTTTCATCTTTGTTCTTTTCTTCATGTAGCTGTAGAGAGATGTGTTCGTCAATATGTGTACAATGTATGTTATTGGGCTTTCAAGGATAAGTAGAAATACAGATGATGTAAGCAGAGCATTGACTGGTGAAAAATGGCCGAAGAACTCAAAGCCTGCTCCTACCCCTATTACTATGGCTATCGATATGGCAGTAAGCACTATCATTGCCATAGTCGGCGTGCCATTGTTCCTGTTCATTTCAGAGAGAAAAGAAGGAAGTGCACCTTCCCTTGCCATTGAGAATATAACTCTGGTCGCGTTCGTTCCAAGTGACACTGTTGCTGTAAAGAAAGAGTTGAGGACAATGATAATTATAGCCCAAAATAGGATTATACTAAGTGGCCCAAACGCCGAATGGTATATGGTTAACAGAGGGTATGGGTCTGAGCTGCTCCCAAATAGATCTATTCGGTTTAAGCCCCAGCTTACTACCTGGGCGTACGAAGCTAATATTATAGTTATGCCAAGTACAGCTATAGTAACGAGTATCGCCAAAGGAACGTTTCTCTTCGGCTTTTTCGTCTCTTCAGCTATGGGAATTGAACCCCCTATTCCTACGAAGGCGCCGATAGCGTATATCATCATTGCAAAAATTGCGTATGGATCGTTTCCCATAGGGGTAGGCGTAAATGGTTCAAGATTAACGGAAGTATGATGCATGACTATCAATGCCACAGACGTAAAGATCAAGAATGCTACTTCAATGAATACAGTGTAGGACACGAAACGAAGGGACGGCTTGATACCCAAATAAATTAAAAGCGATACAAGGCCAATAAAAACAAAAGCAACAGGCATCCAGAGAAACTCAGGATCAGGTATTGCGATTCCAAGTGAGGGGAAAATTGCATAGGCAAAACCAAGGAACCCTAAAATGCCAAAACCAGTAAAACTGAGAATTTCATAAGTAATGTAGGAAAGCGCAGTAACGAAACCTGCAGAGTTGCCAAGGCCGCGTGAAACGAAAGTGTAGTAACCACCTGCACTTGACAATTTTCTAGAGAATTCGTACATCGAATAACTCATTAGTGCATAGACTACTAGTGAAAGAAGCAGTATTAAGGGTATTGCATAGGAGCCAAATGGATGCGTTATGAAAGTAGAAGTTATAATAGACGCAGTACCAGCCACATAAAGAACAATTGTGCCCGCAGGTGCGTTGAGCGCGACAGCCTGAGAGATGGCATGCCTCAGGCCCAACTGATTAACTATCAAATGCTTAAACTTATCCGAACCTGTTTCCACTTTTGAAGTTATTACTCTGTATTATTTAAGTTTCACTTTTTAGGCTAAAAATAGTTTAATATGGTGTACGTTATCTAATACTTTAGTTCAGATATCTTTTTCTGGACGCTGTTCTCCGCGTCTATCCTGTGATCGATCTTCAGGTAGGTCTCCACCCTCTTTATGCCTTTCTGTATTATTGCTTCCTCGCCTCTCTTCACAGCTTCAAAGATAGTCTCTAGATCTTTCGCTTCTATCACAGTGCCCATGCTATTGGGGTAGAAAGCTATGCCCATCTTTTTAAACTCAGCCAATGCAGCGTTAACATATTTAGAAGCAGACGTCCCCTCGCCTATTGGTATATACGTTATTTCTGCCAATATCATAATACTATATCATGCCATCCAATATATGAATATTCCTTTAACTGGCATTAAAATGTCTGACATGCATTGAATTATACGAATGAACAAAGTTAGTTTGGGAAAAAAATTTAAGTACTTATAATAGCTATTTTCATAATGCGTCAGACATTATCGTTCCTGATCTTAATTTTTGCCGTATTTGCCTCATCGATGGTGGTAACTACAGGCATTGCCCTTCAGGAACAAGGTATGACGTCTGTCGCTATCGTAGGCCCGCTTACTATAAAAAACATAGAAAATGTTGATTCCCACTACTATCTAAATGTTAGAATTGCTCTTGTGAATAGGGCATATACAGTCTCAGAGGTGACATTCTATCATGACGAAGTCATTGTCCCCGCTCTCACCTCCGTCCAGGCCAATGTACTCATCCCATTAGATATGAATACGTTATTAAAGAGCTGGCCAACACACTCTGTAAACATAACCATACCTTTTGAGGAACACGTATTCTTTGTAATATTCCAAAAGCATATAGATTTGAAACTGCCTAAGTTGTTTGATAATTTCACTATTGAACAAAATGGGAGCAATATGGTCTTGACGGTTAAGCCATCTAACTTCACCAGTGGGAACACAATAACAGTATATGCAAATGGAAACCAGAAAAGCGGACAATTAGAATTAGGTCGTAGTTGGAGTTACGAATTTACCATTGTGTCCAACGACTCCTCTGGATATGCTGGCATTGCTATTTCTATTTCCAATTTTACCTTTTATTATGTGCTCTGAGATTTACTCTCAATTTCCTCTATTATTTTGATTAAATCAGATATGTTTTCAATTTCATAGTCGGCAAACGGGCTGTGGACGTCTCTTCCATGCTTAACTAAAACAGTTGTGCACATGATTTTTTTACCTGGTACCAAGTCATTTTCTATATCTCCTACAACCACGCATTCCTTTGGCTCGACTGCCATCTTCTTCAATGCAATTATGTAAGGTTCTGGATCCGGCTTTCCTTTCGATACATCATCTATAGTTACTACAGTATCAACGGGCAGATCAAAACGATTCATCACAGATCTACGCGTAGAAGTAACGACGGATACTTTAATGCCACGATCTTTTAACCTGTGTATGGTAGGTATCACGTCTTGAAACAGTTTTACGCTGTCTATTTTTTTAAGAAAATAGTCTTCTTGTAGCATCTCAACATCCAAAGGATTATTGACAAACTTCCTGGCAAGATCTACTCCTGGATATCCTATCATTGGCTTGATCACGTCCCTAGGCACGTTAACTCCAAAGTCCTTAAATGCCTCTTGCCATGAAGTTATTCTGACGTCTACGGAATCCAAGAGTGTACCATCGAAGTCAAAGATCACTCCTTTAATTTTCATTCAACACCACAGTTACGGTAAAAACTCTAGGCCTATATTTTTATAGCGATCGCTAAGATACTCGAAATGCTTTAAAACACAGCATTCACAGTCGTCCATCCTATCAATTGCTATGCGGTCTATCTCTTGTGTCCATGCGTCTATATTGAACAGGCTACCATCTACCTCTTTTCCTGTAAGCACTTTAATGCCGAGGGTCCATGCTATCGAAGCCACCATTGTGACTAAAGAACTTAGGACGCCTACTTCTGCGCAGGTTGGTTGTGCAAATGGCTCCCCGCTAAAATAACATCTATAGCACGATGTTTTTTCTGGTATTATAGCCTTTACCTGGCCGTATGTTTCTATTGCAGAGGCCATTATCCAAGGCTTCATATTCTTAACTGCGGCATCGTTTAGGATTAACCGTGACGTTAAATTATCGGTGCCGTCCATTATAAGATCGGAAGATGATACTATTCTTTCAGCATTACCAGCATCGAAGGTCTCATTCCTTGCTTCAATTTCAACATCTGAGTTTACCTTGCTTAGGCGCCTCTTCGCTGCTTCTGCCTTTGAATCTCCAATGTCATTTTCATCGTAAAGGACCTGCCTATACAAGTTTGAAGAAGTTACGTAGTCTCTATCGACAATTATCAATTTCTTTATTCCGGATCTAACAAACAAGTCGGCTATTAAGGAACCTACCCCTCCTACACCAATTACTGAGACGACAGAATTCCTGATCTTCTTCAAGTCATCGGCATTAAACACCCTGAGGGCAATCTGCCTGGCATACTTGTAGTCGTCCTGCAACATCGCTTTGAGTATTGGGCCATTAGATAAATATATTGCCACCTGGCATTTGTAAGGACAAGCTTTAATAGAATATTGAAAATAGCATGTTGTGAAAGCCGCTATCCTTAAGAAAATAAACGAACCCGTAAGCATAGATGATGTAGATATCCCTGATCCTGCTGAAAATGAAGTCTTAATAAAACAAGAATATGCAGGAGTATGCTACCGTGATTTGCTTGCAGCTACAGGTTTTTTCCCTAGAATTGCACTCCCCATGATCCAGGGCCACGAGATAGGTGGTACAGTGGTTAAAGTTGGGGATAAAGTTGAAGCGTTCAGACCGGGTGATAAGGTCTCAAGCCTCATATACATACCATGTGGAAAATGCGAATTCTGCCGATCTGGGAACGAGAATCTATGCCCGTACAAAAAGTCCTTGGGCGAAGAGGTGCAGGGAGGTTTCAGGCAGTACGTGAACATTCCTGAAATAAGTTTAGTAAAAGCCCCTAACAACGTTGATGGAGCTTCGCTTTCTCTTGCTGCGTGCGTTACTGGTATGCTATACCACGCATTGAAGAGAATGGGTAAAGCAGGCGAAGGAAAAAAAGTCCTAATTACAGGTGCAGGAGGTGGTGTTGGCATTCATGCAGTTGAAATGGCTAAAGCATTCGGTGCAACGGTAATTGCTGAAACAACATCACCGGAAAAACTCGATTTGCTAGAAAAAATAGGTGCAGATTACATTGTAGACGGGAACTCCAAGTTCAATGAAGATGTTAAAAAATTAGGCGGAGCAGACATAGTTTTGGAATGTGTAGGCATATACACATTCGAGAGATCACTCCGCAGCCTCAACAATGGCGGAAAAATGGTAATAATAGGCAACGTAAAGCCTGATCCGGTCAGCCTTCCGCTTGGCCTAATAATACTGAAGGGAAATACGATCAGGGGAAGCATAAGCTCTACGAAGAAGGATGTCGAGGAGGCCCTCAACATGGTAAGCAAAGGGATGATAAAGCCAATTGTGGGGAAAGAGATCGATATAAGCCAGATA
This genomic stretch from Thermoplasma volcanium GSS1 harbors:
- a CDS encoding radical SAM protein, translating into MDTNGKIENGIISVEKDNKIVFTLDLSGRFLFYDNGDATYRRSLDNKFLRLKHTESGRSVELVDKEAGNKIADEAYNFLGSIAEDLPQELSIYARRFSSLNHEFLEEDAKKLHGIYGMSVPIVPPDQYFPVYIQAEKGCSWNRCTFCKLYRDRDYMVRLPDEFKEHVRQVKDYFGEGLSARKTVFLGDANAVNLEQKTLLSYLDLIKEEFGLPVYAFVDAISTQKRKSEMHFREMKDHGLKRVYLGLESGDPGVLRLLNKMMNLSEAINLVNQIKDAGLNIGIILMAGAGGRKFYENHVKNTASVISQMDLGRGDIIYISPIYEFDDADYYNISKGLGSLDDNEKEKQIGDLKTSIYETYQDMNGKKLEAPIVKYDLKEAIY
- a CDS encoding ATP-binding cassette domain-containing protein; translation: MPIIKTENLTKIYSGNIKAVSDLNIEIEEAEIYGLLGKNGAGKTTTIKMLTTAIEPTSGNAKVAGYDLLKDREKIRNIIGVVPQDLTTDADLKGIENLRMIAAFYDIPKSVAESRINDLLNIVDLTDWGNKYVSQYSGGMRKRLELICGLVNAPKILFLDEPTLGLDVNTRAKMWKYIRDIQKELGVTIILTSHYLEEVDELANRISIIDHGKILVTGTPDELKSSLKGDIITMQFSGSDEAEAARYYPNALYSSISGEDKVRIKVENSDVELPKILSYLTQKGISPLTINVKKPSLDEVFLEYTGSSIDEDIGPEQFRRMMQNVRRLR
- a CDS encoding HAD family hydrolase; protein product: MKIKGVIFDFDGTLLDSVDVRITSWQEAFKDFGVNVPRDVIKPMIGYPGVDLARKFVNNPLDVEMLQEDYFLKKIDSVKLFQDVIPTIHRLKDRGIKVSVVTSTRRSVMNRFDLPVDTVVTIDDVSKGKPDPEPYIIALKKMAVEPKECVVVGDIENDLVPGKKIMCTTVLVKHGRDVHSPFADYEIENISDLIKIIEEIESKSQST
- a CDS encoding HesA/MoeB/ThiF family protein, with amino-acid sequence MAIYLSNGPILKAMLQDDYKYARQIALRVFNADDLKKIRNSVVSVIGVGGVGSLIADLFVRSGIKKLIIVDRDYVTSSNLYRQVLYDENDIGDSKAEAAKRRLSKVNSDVEIEARNETFDAGNAERIVSSSDLIMDGTDNLTSRLILNDAAVKNMKPWIMASAIETYGQVKAIIPEKTSCYRCYFSGEPFAQPTCAEVGVLSSLVTMVASIAWTLGIKVLTGKEVDGSLFNIDAWTQEIDRIAIDRMDDCECCVLKHFEYLSDRYKNIGLEFLP
- a CDS encoding APC family permease; its protein translation is METGSDKFKHLIVNQLGLRHAISQAVALNAPAGTIVLYVAGTASIITSTFITHPFGSYAIPLILLLSLVVYALMSYSMYEFSRKLSSAGGYYTFVSRGLGNSAGFVTALSYITYEILSFTGFGILGFLGFAYAIFPSLGIAIPDPEFLWMPVAFVFIGLVSLLIYLGIKPSLRFVSYTVFIEVAFLIFTSVALIVMHHTSVNLEPFTPTPMGNDPYAIFAMMIYAIGAFVGIGGSIPIAEETKKPKRNVPLAILVTIAVLGITIILASYAQVVSWGLNRIDLFGSSSDPYPLLTIYHSAFGPLSIILFWAIIIIVLNSFFTATVSLGTNATRVIFSMAREGALPSFLSEMNRNNGTPTMAMIVLTAISIAIVIGVGAGFEFFGHFSPVNALLTSSVFLLILESPITYIVHILTNTSLYSYMKKRTKMKAKDLFKYLVIPSVSTVTLIAAIVAGIYFNLFLVDAIYASFALIAIIIISTLVMRAKFKEKLEYLGDFSL
- a CDS encoding metal-dependent transcriptional regulator; this translates as MRVRSVTEEDYLKIIQELVLYQDYAQLSDIAKSLQVKRQSARDEINHLIDLGMVKKIDRGKYVLTDQGDIEANIFLRKHRTAEVLLSQCVGIEWDAVDREAMGIEHGMTEEIIHRVIERFNAKRCPHGNPIPSPEGYVEKIDDVRITDLNETGDVIISRIIYETDEILNYLYANQILPGAKVKIIRTGFPLQIEKDGRLLSLDPSIAKAIRVSSIK
- a CDS encoding ABC transporter permease, whose translation is MGGLLPLTAREIKKWYRNPVYLIVGLLQPVFWIILFGSAFDISKFGGPFVSSFFNGAPDYITYMIGGILTITGLFTGMFSGINIIWDRRLGILQRFLVSPIKRSSIVFSRILASVVRIIVQVIILIAIALVIPNGLRISNSFTVIDALIMVSTVLMISFIFSSIFSIIAIRMTRMETIMGITNMVNLPLMFASYALFPPDLMVSWLSTIAKYNPVSWSAESIRLLIIYGSLNSSQMAQLGTYLLYLFALTVAMIVLVYFVAEGGIKE
- a CDS encoding zinc-binding dehydrogenase; this encodes MKAAILKKINEPVSIDDVDIPDPAENEVLIKQEYAGVCYRDLLAATGFFPRIALPMIQGHEIGGTVVKVGDKVEAFRPGDKVSSLIYIPCGKCEFCRSGNENLCPYKKSLGEEVQGGFRQYVNIPEISLVKAPNNVDGASLSLAACVTGMLYHALKRMGKAGEGKKVLITGAGGGVGIHAVEMAKAFGATVIAETTSPEKLDLLEKIGADYIVDGNSKFNEDVKKLGGADIVLECVGIYTFERSLRSLNNGGKMVIIGNVKPDPVSLPLGLIILKGNTIRGSISSTKKDVEEALNMVSKGMIKPIVGKEIDISQINEAYKLMKDKKSSGRIMIKF
- a CDS encoding MTH1187 family thiamine-binding protein, whose amino-acid sequence is MILAEITYIPIGEGTSASKYVNAALAEFKKMGIAFYPNSMGTVIEAKDLETIFEAVKRGEEAIIQKGIKRVETYLKIDHRIDAENSVQKKISELKY